Proteins encoded within one genomic window of Brachybacterium sp. P6-10-X1:
- a CDS encoding LacI family DNA-binding transcriptional regulator, with translation MADKRVTIYDVAKTAGVAPSTVSRAFSRPGRVSAATHATVMAAAKQLNYRTAAPDAQERDERHHRLGIEIADLTNPYFAELVSGMQESAHEQDFLMLLLDTVEDEVRERSSLESAINVVDGIVLSGTRLSDATLNHLTKRIPVVVLNRRVAGLDSVTPDYEHGMQQAMAHLAENGIRTVTYVAGPVNSWSDSERWRAARAAARANGLVVQRHGPFAPTTVGGEQAFEELRDSLPHAVVCYNDLVAFGFLVSALRTGVKVPSELSVMGHDDILLSRFIGGGLTTVVTPKRAQGRAAVERLVRRIENPSAHRTPVEGSLPVRLVPRGTTGPRGTG, from the coding sequence GTGGCGGACAAGCGCGTGACGATCTACGACGTCGCCAAGACCGCCGGGGTCGCGCCGTCGACCGTCTCCCGGGCCTTCTCCCGGCCCGGCCGCGTCAGCGCCGCCACGCACGCCACGGTGATGGCCGCGGCCAAGCAGCTGAACTACCGCACCGCCGCCCCTGACGCTCAGGAGCGCGACGAGCGTCACCACCGCCTCGGCATCGAGATCGCCGACCTCACCAACCCCTACTTCGCCGAGCTCGTCTCCGGCATGCAGGAATCCGCCCACGAGCAGGACTTCCTGATGCTCCTGCTCGACACCGTGGAGGACGAGGTGCGGGAGCGCTCGAGCCTCGAGAGCGCGATCAACGTCGTCGACGGGATCGTGCTGTCCGGCACCCGGCTGTCGGACGCGACGCTGAACCACCTCACCAAGCGGATCCCCGTCGTCGTCCTCAACCGCCGCGTCGCGGGCCTGGACTCCGTGACGCCCGACTACGAGCACGGGATGCAGCAGGCGATGGCGCACCTCGCGGAGAACGGCATCCGCACGGTCACCTACGTCGCCGGCCCGGTGAACTCCTGGTCCGACAGCGAGCGGTGGCGCGCCGCCCGCGCCGCCGCCCGCGCGAACGGCCTGGTCGTCCAGCGTCACGGTCCCTTCGCCCCGACCACCGTCGGCGGGGAGCAGGCTTTCGAGGAGCTGCGCGACTCCCTGCCGCACGCCGTGGTCTGCTACAACGATCTGGTCGCCTTCGGGTTCCTGGTCTCCGCGCTGCGGACCGGGGTCAAGGTGCCCTCCGAGCTGTCGGTCATGGGCCACGACGACATCCTCCTCTCACGATTCATCGGCGGCGGGTTGACCACAGTCGTCACCCCGAAGCGGGCCCAGGGCCGCGCCGCCGTCGAACGTCTCGTGCGACGGATCGAGAATCCCTCGGCCCACCGCACCCCGGTCGAGGGTTCCCTGCCCGTGCGCCTGGTGCCGCGCGGCACCACCGGGCCGCGGGGCACGGGGTGA
- a CDS encoding BlaI/MecI/CopY family transcriptional regulator, translated as MTSADPSPDRFEPVPLGALEQQVMDALWDSGELTVREVITALGDVHAYTTIATVLTHLGRKGMIRSRRQGRSVRYAARRSRSEHAARVMEHALSASRDRRASIVHFVETMDPGEVDLLRSYLDQHPASGGRDDG; from the coding sequence GTGACTTCCGCCGACCCCTCCCCCGACCGTTTCGAGCCGGTTCCCCTGGGCGCCCTCGAGCAGCAGGTCATGGATGCCCTCTGGGACTCCGGCGAGCTGACGGTCCGCGAGGTGATCACAGCGCTCGGCGACGTGCATGCCTATACGACCATCGCCACCGTGCTGACCCATCTCGGCCGCAAGGGCATGATCCGCTCGCGGCGCCAGGGCCGCTCCGTGCGCTACGCCGCCCGGCGCAGCCGTTCCGAGCATGCCGCGCGGGTGATGGAGCACGCCCTGTCGGCCAGCAGGGATCGTCGGGCCTCGATCGTGCACTTCGTGGAGACCATGGACCCCGGCGAGGTCGACCTGCTGCGCTCGTACCTCGACCAGCACCCCGCATCCGGGGGGCGGGACGACGGATGA
- a CDS encoding DUF1905 domain-containing protein has protein sequence MDLLFTTTTIEWRGPAPFVFAPVPEEEADAIGAISREVTYGWGCIPATVRIGGTEFTTSLFPREGGYLVPVKVVVQRAEDVDVGDEIEVRLLIGEA, from the coding sequence GTGGACCTCCTCTTCACCACCACGACGATCGAGTGGCGCGGCCCCGCGCCGTTCGTGTTCGCCCCCGTGCCCGAGGAGGAGGCCGACGCGATCGGCGCGATCTCCCGCGAGGTCACCTACGGGTGGGGCTGCATCCCGGCGACCGTCCGCATCGGCGGCACCGAGTTCACGACGTCCCTGTTCCCGCGCGAGGGCGGGTACCTGGTGCCGGTCAAGGTCGTCGTCCAGCGCGCCGAAGACGTCGACGTCGGCGACGAGATCGAGGTCCGGCTGCTCATCGGCGAGGCCTGA
- a CDS encoding universal stress protein, giving the protein MNDDIRTSDSSDPDDTAGRDLGVLVGFDGSDQAVLALHYAARAAQRLETRLSVITAYTVPPMVYANIASMPPETEGDARKAAAEEVLEEARAHLRGYPDPVNLGIEEGDAAGVLVRLSADAQLAVVGARGRGGFLGRLLGSVSSALPAHAHCPTVVVPRHYKIGTGEGAERFAPEKDDAPVVAGADRSPRSHVAVLLAAKAAQSRNAPLHLVMAMPPPDNWGGGYGMSVPDPGMIEQHRQELVDELTGYADSLREKFPDLEVTSEVELADPATQLVEHSARAQLVVVGTRGHGRVASALLGSVSRSVLHHAAGPVMVVPDLDPSRIETDQRRPR; this is encoded by the coding sequence ATGAACGACGACATCCGCACCTCGGACTCGTCCGACCCCGACGACACCGCCGGCCGCGACCTCGGCGTCCTCGTCGGCTTCGACGGGTCCGACCAGGCGGTCCTGGCCCTGCACTACGCGGCCCGCGCCGCGCAGCGCCTCGAGACCCGTCTCAGCGTCATCACCGCCTACACGGTGCCGCCGATGGTCTACGCCAACATCGCCTCCATGCCCCCGGAGACCGAGGGGGACGCCCGCAAGGCGGCCGCCGAGGAGGTGCTGGAGGAGGCCCGGGCGCACCTGCGCGGCTACCCGGACCCGGTCAATCTGGGCATCGAGGAAGGCGACGCCGCCGGAGTCCTCGTGCGCCTCTCGGCCGACGCCCAGCTGGCCGTGGTCGGCGCGCGCGGCCGGGGCGGCTTCCTCGGTCGGCTGCTGGGCTCGGTCTCCTCGGCGCTGCCCGCCCACGCCCACTGCCCCACCGTCGTCGTCCCGCGGCACTACAAGATCGGGACCGGCGAGGGGGCGGAGCGCTTCGCCCCGGAGAAGGACGACGCCCCCGTGGTGGCCGGCGCGGATCGCTCCCCACGCAGCCACGTCGCCGTCCTCCTGGCGGCCAAGGCAGCACAGAGCCGGAACGCACCGCTGCACCTGGTCATGGCGATGCCTCCGCCGGACAACTGGGGCGGAGGCTACGGGATGTCGGTCCCGGATCCCGGGATGATCGAGCAGCACCGCCAGGAGCTGGTCGATGAGTTGACCGGCTACGCCGACTCGCTGCGCGAGAAGTTCCCGGATCTGGAGGTGACCAGCGAGGTCGAGCTGGCGGACCCGGCGACGCAGCTGGTGGAGCACTCCGCCCGCGCGCAGCTGGTCGTGGTCGGCACCCGCGGTCACGGCCGGGTCGCCAGCGCCCTGCTGGGCTCGGTCTCCCGCTCCGTGCTCCATCATGCCGCGGGGCCGGTGATGGTGGTGCCCGACCTGGACCCGTCCCGCATCGAGACGGATCAGCGCAGACCGCGCTGA
- the uxaC gene encoding glucuronate isomerase — translation MSDDAYVPHSDRLLPTDPAVRGIARDLYDGMKDQPIVSPHGHVDPRLLLDDEPFRDPTSLFITPDHYVNRLMHSRGVDLADLGVGRGPLDEKDSRKAWHLLAEHWHAYAGTPSRYWMEHEFYEVFGLETVLNPRTADAMYDALAEKLARPEFRPRALFERFGIQVLATTDDPVDDLAPHDALAADAGFGGRVIPTFRPDKYLEAGRPDFPVLTDALGEAAGVDVGTYDGYHEAMRARRLYFRDHGAVSSDHAHIDPGTARLADEDARRLYGAARAGTIGVDEAVALRRHLLADQARLAAEDGLVMTIHPAVYRNHSESMFQKFGPDVGFDIPVAVDYVHHIAPMLNDVGHEPDFRTVLFTIDETVFSREIAPLAGVYPSVYAGAPWWFIDAPDAILRYRRAVSETIGYSRTSGFIDDTRAFCSIPARHDMSRRLDATHLAGLVAEHRMRLEDAREIAATLPDQQPREVFRLGDAAGEKN, via the coding sequence ATGAGCGACGACGCCTACGTGCCCCACTCTGACCGACTGCTGCCCACGGACCCTGCTGTCCGGGGCATCGCGCGCGACCTCTACGACGGGATGAAGGATCAGCCCATCGTCTCGCCGCACGGCCACGTCGACCCCCGGCTGCTGCTGGACGACGAGCCCTTCCGCGACCCGACCTCGCTGTTCATCACCCCGGACCACTACGTCAACCGGCTGATGCACTCCCGCGGCGTCGACCTCGCCGACCTCGGCGTCGGTCGCGGCCCGCTGGACGAGAAGGACTCCCGCAAGGCCTGGCACCTGCTCGCCGAGCACTGGCACGCCTACGCCGGCACCCCCTCGCGCTACTGGATGGAGCACGAGTTCTACGAGGTCTTCGGCCTGGAGACCGTGCTGAACCCGCGCACCGCCGACGCGATGTACGACGCGCTCGCCGAGAAGCTCGCCCGGCCCGAGTTCCGCCCCCGCGCCCTCTTCGAGCGCTTCGGCATCCAGGTGCTCGCCACCACCGACGACCCCGTCGACGACCTCGCGCCCCACGACGCCCTCGCGGCCGATGCCGGCTTCGGCGGCCGCGTGATCCCCACGTTCCGCCCGGACAAGTACCTCGAGGCCGGTCGTCCCGACTTCCCGGTGCTCACCGACGCCCTCGGCGAGGCCGCCGGCGTCGACGTCGGCACCTACGACGGCTACCACGAGGCGATGCGCGCCCGCCGTCTGTACTTCCGCGACCACGGCGCCGTCTCCTCGGACCACGCCCACATCGATCCGGGCACCGCGCGGCTCGCCGACGAGGACGCCCGCCGCCTGTACGGTGCCGCCCGCGCGGGCACGATCGGCGTCGACGAGGCCGTGGCCCTGCGTCGCCACCTGCTCGCCGACCAGGCTCGCCTGGCGGCCGAGGACGGCCTGGTCATGACCATCCACCCCGCGGTGTACCGCAACCACAGCGAGTCGATGTTCCAGAAGTTCGGGCCCGACGTCGGCTTCGACATCCCCGTCGCCGTCGATTACGTCCACCACATCGCGCCGATGCTGAACGACGTCGGCCACGAGCCGGACTTCCGCACCGTGCTGTTCACGATCGACGAGACCGTCTTCTCCCGCGAGATCGCCCCGCTGGCCGGGGTGTACCCCTCCGTGTACGCGGGCGCCCCGTGGTGGTTCATCGACGCGCCGGACGCGATCCTGCGCTACCGCCGGGCCGTCTCCGAGACCATCGGATACTCCCGCACCAGCGGCTTCATCGACGACACCCGCGCGTTCTGCTCGATCCCGGCGCGCCACGACATGTCGCGCCGCCTCGACGCGACGCACCTCGCAGGCCTGGTCGCCGAGCACCGGATGCGTCTCGAGGACGCCCGCGAGATCGCTGCCACCCTGCCCGATCAGCAGCCCCGCGAGGTCTTCCGCCTCGGCGACGCTGCAGGAGAGAAGAACTGA
- a CDS encoding LysR family transcriptional regulator, which produces MLDPVKLRVLRSVVETGSIRASAEALGYTPSAVSQHLSALRRETGLDLIERTGRGITVTAHGRILAAEAGTALDALAALERTATDLRSGRTGTLRLGYATSIASTWIPELARDLRRRYPDLGLELVLRDCSCEDLAADGMDIIVGEGTSDAALEDWAVQDFLEEGYVALVAREHPFADRASLPLKDLAEQSWVTDDPLDSFWFDRIGAACRAAGFSPCVDVNPDDFATVLGFVATGDHISVQPSVIAQDLRPDIVAIPLDPPAPRRRLRVQVRRTVERNPAAQYIVQRLHAAADRRAQEIPGVVHLGAVAGGSARHPAADPAESAPSSRPAVPAAHLPGVIAL; this is translated from the coding sequence ATGCTCGATCCCGTCAAGCTCCGCGTCCTGCGCTCGGTCGTCGAGACCGGCAGCATCCGGGCGAGCGCCGAGGCGCTCGGCTACACCCCCTCGGCCGTCAGCCAGCACCTGTCCGCGCTGCGGCGGGAGACCGGACTCGATCTGATCGAGCGCACCGGTCGCGGGATCACCGTCACCGCGCACGGCCGGATCCTGGCCGCGGAGGCCGGTACCGCGCTCGACGCCCTGGCCGCCCTCGAGCGGACCGCGACGGACCTGCGCTCCGGCCGTACCGGAACTCTGCGCCTCGGCTACGCCACCTCCATCGCCTCCACCTGGATCCCGGAGCTCGCCCGCGACCTCCGCCGGCGCTACCCGGATCTCGGGCTCGAGCTGGTCCTGCGGGACTGCAGCTGCGAGGACCTCGCCGCGGACGGGATGGACATCATCGTGGGTGAGGGCACCTCCGACGCCGCTCTCGAGGACTGGGCCGTCCAGGACTTCCTCGAGGAGGGCTACGTGGCGCTGGTCGCGAGGGAGCATCCGTTCGCCGACCGTGCGAGCCTGCCGCTGAAGGACCTCGCCGAGCAGTCCTGGGTCACGGACGACCCCCTGGACTCCTTCTGGTTCGACCGGATCGGCGCGGCCTGCCGCGCCGCCGGCTTCTCCCCCTGTGTCGACGTGAATCCGGACGACTTCGCGACGGTGCTGGGATTCGTCGCGACCGGCGACCACATCAGCGTCCAGCCCTCCGTGATCGCGCAGGACCTGCGCCCGGACATCGTGGCGATCCCGCTCGATCCGCCGGCGCCCCGGCGGCGACTGCGCGTGCAGGTGCGCCGCACCGTCGAGCGCAATCCTGCCGCGCAGTACATCGTCCAGCGCCTCCACGCCGCGGCCGACCGACGCGCCCAGGAGATCCCTGGCGTCGTCCATCTCGGCGCCGTGGCCGGCGGCTCGGCACGCCATCCCGCGGCCGACCCGGCGGAGTCCGCTCCCTCCTCACGGCCCGCCGTGCCCGCCGCGCATCTGCCGGGCGTCATCGCGCTCTGA
- a CDS encoding gluconokinase, which translates to MPRFNISADDADGPLVVGIDIGSGGTRAAVYDVSGREVDKLTHKESHEFTVGDDGTSTIDADQVVEEIRTALGAVLGGELPGTVRGIGFDTFASSLVAVDADGHAITPCITYADTRCHAQVTDLASRLDIDELHERTGARLHSSYTAPRLAWLREEHPEVFARTERFMALGEYVAFRLLGTAALGTASAAWSGMIDRRTGQYVPELLEAVGVQASTMGEALDPDDALPVAGTPLAEEFPQLADAQWLPVIGDGLAANLGIGALGAGTWGISTATSGAIRQLLDTEISSLPSGLWAYRVDQSRTLVGSAMSDCGRVLDWARNELDIPFEIAKTDTEALFSAPPSSATPLVIPFFSGERGTKWRGSSRALFANVGASTTAEDMLRGAMEGVALSFLRIADQMREAGGDPERIVLSGGMTEAIPSWLHLLADALGAPIDHVAVSRSTMRGSAVMALERAAPDAAVAEAPVLRRIEPVAEHAAYYRERLERFEKLADLA; encoded by the coding sequence ATGCCTCGCTTCAACATTTCCGCCGACGACGCCGACGGGCCGCTGGTCGTCGGGATCGACATCGGCTCCGGCGGCACCCGCGCCGCCGTCTACGACGTCAGCGGGCGCGAGGTCGACAAGCTGACCCACAAGGAGTCCCACGAGTTCACCGTCGGCGACGACGGGACCAGCACGATCGATGCCGACCAGGTCGTCGAGGAGATCCGCACCGCGCTCGGGGCCGTGCTCGGCGGCGAGCTGCCCGGCACGGTGCGAGGCATCGGCTTCGACACCTTCGCCTCCTCGCTGGTCGCGGTCGACGCCGACGGCCACGCGATCACCCCCTGCATCACCTACGCGGACACCCGCTGCCACGCGCAGGTCACCGACCTCGCCTCGCGGCTCGACATCGACGAGCTGCACGAGCGCACCGGCGCCCGCCTGCATTCCTCATACACCGCGCCCCGCTTGGCCTGGCTGCGCGAGGAGCATCCGGAGGTCTTCGCCCGCACCGAGCGCTTCATGGCTCTGGGCGAGTACGTCGCCTTCCGGCTGTTGGGGACGGCTGCGCTGGGCACCGCCTCCGCCGCATGGTCGGGGATGATCGATCGACGCACCGGTCAGTACGTGCCCGAGCTGCTCGAGGCCGTAGGGGTCCAGGCGTCGACCATGGGCGAGGCCCTCGACCCGGACGACGCCCTACCGGTGGCCGGCACCCCGCTGGCCGAGGAGTTCCCGCAGCTCGCCGACGCGCAGTGGCTGCCGGTGATCGGCGACGGTCTGGCCGCGAACCTGGGCATCGGGGCACTCGGGGCGGGGACTTGGGGCATCTCCACCGCCACCTCCGGGGCGATCCGCCAGCTGCTGGACACTGAGATCTCCTCCCTGCCCAGCGGTCTGTGGGCCTACCGGGTGGACCAGAGCCGCACCCTGGTCGGCTCCGCCATGAGCGACTGCGGGCGTGTGCTGGACTGGGCCCGCAACGAGCTCGATATTCCGTTCGAGATCGCCAAGACGGATACCGAGGCCCTGTTCTCGGCCCCGCCGTCGAGCGCGACCCCGTTGGTGATCCCCTTCTTCTCCGGGGAGCGCGGCACCAAGTGGCGCGGCTCCTCCCGGGCCCTGTTCGCGAACGTCGGCGCCTCCACCACCGCCGAGGACATGCTGCGCGGCGCGATGGAGGGCGTGGCCCTGTCTTTCCTGCGCATCGCCGACCAGATGCGCGAGGCCGGCGGCGATCCGGAGCGGATCGTGCTCTCCGGCGGGATGACCGAGGCGATCCCCTCCTGGCTGCATCTGCTGGCCGACGCGCTCGGCGCTCCCATCGACCACGTCGCGGTCTCCCGCTCGACGATGCGCGGCTCCGCCGTGATGGCCCTCGAGCGGGCCGCCCCCGACGCCGCCGTCGCCGAGGCGCCCGTGCTGCGGCGCATCGAGCCGGTCGCAGAGCACGCCGCCTACTACCGCGAGCGCCTCGAGCGCTTCGAGAAGCTCGCCGACCTCGCCTGA
- a CDS encoding copper chaperone PCu(A)C, whose translation MSRNLPAPALHRARPVRTGSIGGLSRRGALASLVVLPLAACGAGGAETADPDDVTAGSDGGGAEATASGTIAVSDPWVKAAEDGMTAAFGAITNGTSGDLVLTGATTSASREVQLHETSPDGSGGMSMQEKEGGFELPAGEELVLEPGGHHLMLMDLTEPLRPGDQVQLTLVFSEGTEHPFTATVKDFTGAQEHYSPGDGEGSEASDGGSEHAGHEEDS comes from the coding sequence ATGTCCCGCAATCTTCCCGCCCCTGCCCTCCATCGCGCTCGGCCCGTCCGCACGGGTTCCATCGGCGGCCTCTCCCGACGAGGCGCGCTCGCCTCCCTGGTGGTGCTGCCCCTGGCCGCCTGCGGCGCCGGTGGTGCCGAGACCGCAGATCCCGACGACGTCACCGCAGGCTCCGACGGCGGCGGGGCCGAGGCCACCGCCTCCGGCACGATCGCGGTCTCCGATCCCTGGGTCAAGGCCGCCGAGGACGGCATGACGGCAGCTTTCGGCGCCATCACCAACGGCACCTCCGGCGATCTCGTCCTGACCGGCGCGACCACGTCGGCCTCGCGCGAGGTCCAGCTGCACGAGACCTCCCCCGACGGCTCGGGCGGCATGAGCATGCAGGAGAAGGAGGGCGGCTTCGAACTTCCCGCCGGCGAGGAGCTCGTGCTCGAGCCCGGTGGGCACCACCTCATGCTCATGGACCTCACCGAGCCGCTGCGCCCCGGGGACCAGGTGCAGCTCACGCTGGTCTTCTCCGAGGGCACGGAGCACCCGTTCACCGCCACCGTCAAGGACTTCACCGGTGCCCAGGAGCACTACTCCCCCGGCGACGGGGAGGGATCGGAGGCCTCTGACGGCGGAAGCGAGCACGCCGGGCACGAGGAGGACTCGTGA
- a CDS encoding mannitol dehydrogenase family protein yields the protein MSTPAPSDVGRLVHLGIGNFARAHTLVATQRAGGWSVSAFTGRTAAMADALNAQGGRYGLIVRGAEDDEVSIVDVIDEVHPADDVDALVRLIADPFTAVVTLTITEKGYAAGDDPATSAPARLALGLKARREAGVEEPIALVSCDNLTGNGGVLRDAVLAAADEGTRAWFADHVDVISTMVDRITPSADEDAAALVAERTGLADAVPVVTEPFTEWVVEDGFRGRRPEWEKAGVQLTDDLGLHELRKLRLLNGAHTLMAYAGQVAGLERVDEAIRHREVRALVEQLWSEARSTLDLPTADLDAYTAALEDRFRNPRLADNLIRIAADGSAKLPVRALPVIAELGGPAKAPGEAAAVAAWTAWVTDRVRAGHEVKDPQAEAIAAAAVLEDTTERISALLNLLDVPAVDPLVDAVIAVEKRLPRP from the coding sequence ATGAGCACCCCTGCCCCCTCCGACGTGGGCCGCCTGGTCCACCTCGGCATCGGCAACTTCGCCCGCGCCCACACCCTGGTCGCCACCCAGCGCGCGGGCGGCTGGTCCGTCAGCGCCTTCACCGGCCGCACCGCCGCGATGGCCGATGCGCTGAACGCCCAGGGCGGCCGGTACGGCCTGATCGTGCGCGGCGCCGAGGACGACGAGGTCAGCATCGTCGACGTGATCGACGAGGTGCACCCGGCCGACGACGTCGATGCCCTGGTGCGTCTGATCGCCGATCCCTTCACCGCGGTGGTCACCCTGACCATCACGGAGAAGGGCTACGCCGCCGGCGACGACCCCGCGACCTCCGCCCCGGCCCGGCTGGCCCTGGGCCTGAAGGCCCGCCGCGAGGCCGGTGTCGAGGAACCGATCGCCCTGGTCTCCTGCGACAACCTCACGGGCAACGGCGGCGTGCTGCGCGACGCCGTGCTCGCGGCGGCCGACGAAGGGACCCGCGCCTGGTTCGCCGACCACGTCGACGTCATCTCCACCATGGTCGATCGGATCACCCCCTCGGCCGACGAGGACGCCGCCGCGCTGGTCGCCGAGCGCACGGGCCTGGCCGACGCCGTCCCGGTGGTCACCGAGCCGTTCACCGAGTGGGTCGTCGAGGACGGCTTCCGCGGCCGCCGCCCCGAGTGGGAGAAAGCCGGGGTGCAGTTGACCGACGATCTCGGACTCCACGAGCTGCGCAAGCTGCGTCTGCTCAACGGTGCCCACACCCTCATGGCCTACGCCGGTCAGGTCGCCGGCCTCGAGCGCGTCGACGAGGCGATCCGCCACCGCGAGGTGCGCGCCCTGGTCGAGCAGCTGTGGTCCGAGGCCCGTTCCACGCTGGACCTGCCGACCGCCGACCTCGATGCCTACACGGCGGCCCTCGAGGACCGCTTCCGCAACCCGCGCCTGGCGGACAACCTGATCCGCATCGCCGCCGACGGCAGCGCCAAGCTGCCCGTGCGCGCGCTGCCGGTGATCGCCGAGCTCGGTGGGCCCGCGAAGGCCCCTGGCGAAGCCGCCGCCGTCGCCGCCTGGACCGCGTGGGTCACCGACCGCGTGCGCGCCGGGCACGAGGTCAAGGATCCGCAGGCCGAGGCCATCGCCGCCGCTGCGGTGCTGGAGGACACCACCGAACGGATCAGCGCCCTGCTGAACCTGCTCGACGTCCCCGCCGTCGACCCCCTGGTCGATGCGGTCATCGCCGTGGAGAAGCGCCTCCCGCGCCCCTGA
- a CDS encoding Dyp-type peroxidase → MHRPGRRQLLRAGTVGAGTLGVGVAAIGLDRALRDPAASATPAGQSGPTLHGEETIPFHGVHQAGIETPPPASATFLALDLHRGVDREGIVRMLRLLTDDAARLTQGRAALADTEPELAERPSRLTVTAGFGPGLMECAGREAPRWLAPLPAFSIDALEDHFTGGDLLLQVAAEDPLTVSHAARMLLKDVRAFAGVRWVQRGFRRAQGTLAPGTTMRNLFGQLDGSANPQPGSEHFAKVVWIDDGPFAGGTSMVLRRIRMDLDGWDEVDRIAREKSTGTSLDDGAPLSGGTETSPADFEAVSDNGFAVIPEFAHMRRANGVDEGEHQEIYRRPYNYDVPPPADSTALSESGQLFVAFQADLTGQYVPIQQRLADLDLLNQWTTPIGSAVFAIPPGCAEGEYLGQAVLA, encoded by the coding sequence CTGCACCGGCCCGGGCGCCGACAGCTGCTGCGCGCCGGGACCGTCGGTGCCGGCACGCTCGGCGTCGGCGTCGCCGCGATCGGCCTGGACCGGGCCCTGCGGGATCCGGCGGCCTCCGCGACTCCGGCGGGGCAGTCCGGCCCGACGCTGCACGGCGAGGAGACGATCCCTTTCCACGGCGTCCACCAGGCCGGGATCGAGACCCCTCCGCCCGCGTCGGCGACGTTCCTGGCCCTGGACCTGCACCGGGGCGTGGATCGCGAGGGCATCGTGCGGATGCTGCGGCTGCTGACCGACGACGCCGCGCGCCTCACCCAGGGGCGGGCGGCGCTGGCGGACACCGAGCCGGAGCTCGCCGAACGGCCGTCGCGCCTGACGGTCACCGCCGGCTTCGGGCCGGGCCTGATGGAGTGCGCCGGGCGGGAGGCCCCGCGCTGGCTCGCCCCGCTGCCGGCCTTCTCGATCGACGCCCTCGAGGATCACTTCACCGGTGGTGACCTGCTGCTGCAGGTCGCCGCCGAGGATCCCCTGACCGTCTCCCATGCTGCCCGGATGCTGCTCAAGGACGTCCGGGCCTTCGCCGGGGTGCGCTGGGTGCAGCGAGGATTCCGCCGCGCCCAGGGCACGCTGGCACCCGGCACCACGATGCGGAACCTGTTCGGGCAGCTCGACGGCAGTGCGAACCCCCAGCCGGGCAGCGAGCATTTCGCGAAGGTCGTCTGGATCGACGACGGGCCCTTCGCCGGCGGCACCTCGATGGTGCTGCGCCGGATCCGGATGGACCTCGACGGCTGGGACGAGGTCGACCGGATCGCCCGCGAGAAGTCCACCGGCACGTCCTTGGACGACGGGGCGCCGTTGAGCGGCGGCACCGAGACCTCGCCGGCCGACTTCGAGGCGGTCTCCGACAACGGCTTCGCGGTGATCCCGGAGTTCGCCCACATGCGTCGGGCGAACGGCGTCGACGAGGGCGAGCACCAGGAGATCTACCGTCGGCCGTACAACTACGACGTGCCGCCGCCGGCGGACTCCACGGCGCTGTCGGAGTCCGGTCAGCTGTTCGTCGCCTTCCAGGCGGACCTGACCGGTCAGTACGTGCCGATCCAGCAGCGTCTGGCGGATCTGGACCTGCTGAACCAGTGGACCACCCCGATCGGCTCGGCGGTGTTCGCGATACCGCCGGGCTGCGCCGAGGGCGAGTACCTGGGGCAGGCGGTGCTGGCGTAG